The stretch of DNA gcttagtttgctaaataaataaataaataaagtttgctatgaaccctcatgataagctctcacatggaaatgatgaatagttgctctgccatgactagttctcaaaattgaaatctctctcaagtttaggcatgactgttattaattaagatttgctctaaacctgaacttgtgggaagagtacttgatctaaagtctaagtcgttaacggatacgatatgggaaggttgaactgttgtttatctgttcctaaagatgctagaattctggagaattttatctttgaaaatctttaaaatgttgcatgatgagttcctgtatgatgagagtttaaaatcctaccacagccatatatacatgattattagactatgaaccatacatttactttttactgcttatgagcattgagtgtggtcaagctgtgtagacccttaggagcttgtcatgcggttaaaatcaagattcacttgcacgttcattcatacatctgcttctactccggaagtacgcatccacatacatccactctttttcatatccagattcacccaaaattattctactcctatctaggagagaatagccaaaaacattatcctatccctgttattccccgtaaAATGAATGCTCgggatattttggttactaccacttgctatattatttcaggagggtgagtgctctgaaaaaaaaagtgaatacgaggaaataaaaaggggcaagtgcccaaaacctcaaaaaaaagagaaaaagtgagacgagaggtaaaaatggacaagtgtccgacagtagaattaggggtacaagatacccacctaagagaaaaaaagaaaatgtagagcatctcattctcctcaaaaagtttcaaagagcaagaaaggtatgtatcccctcaaaagagcaaaagtagaattagactttcaccattgttttgacttattgacttgtttctctggatccatacaccatacaccattcattcgctacacattcacatcttgatttgacttattgacttgtttctctggatccatggtttgactatgcaataaatgtcttgtaagtatgtatactttatctcccacctatgagctctagatatcaaaaccttattagagtagggtgagagacaaggcaatgccactatgcctcataccaaaaataccacatactttgagagaaggcatacaccattactgccttagtaaggatccagaaataccacaaaagagagactagagagagtcatacaaggaatctctgagttttatttgaaaatctgcaaaaaaaactccagagctatagttaatcaaagaacaagagacatgacgcttgaccagaccgttctatcttttaactgctcaagacacaagtgacggttgcaagccccatggtgaaaggaaaaatgagtaagtttaactcttaacagtttacctaacccagagatgagatcttgtttgaacgcatgtgcacctttaaggcatgaaaccactgcagaaactcttgagtccatccttgctcagggacgagcaaaggttaagcttggggaagcttgctgacggtccttaatgctcacatttaaccatcaactaatcatggaaaaggatccaaatgcaaccgacacctagacttagggttttatctgacagaattccacgagttttggtgtttgtctatttctgcagggggttatcaagaaatatagaagaaagacccacacatcgggtttacatagagatattaacgtgtgcggcaattttctatcatctagaagactccagaagccacgggaacgagtgggaggccgatcgggcccgggggcagggcgcccgccctccccccttgggcgcttgCCCTGGATCAATAGCCAATCAGGCtgagtctcgcggattatgctccaccgcctttgaggatcaaggaaaaccgtgcgattaaggtcgattTGATCttacggcccacattcatttagaggggctatataagcaggccccctgacccctggaggacatacctcttctacagaatcaaagctagggtttcaattattcatccaagtagagaggatccctctagttcatctagttctagttctagttcatctagttctagttctagttagttctagttgtaatctagaaaatagggagagagaagaggagagcggaggaggagccggatctgtcgcatcttcctcaacattgtacttttgcagcaactggttcgttcttcatcgttctccaagttcttcaattcataatccttgagttctttaattacttatatttatattcaagttatttattggattcccaattgcatcaagtgctctagtctttgaaacgctagagtagtaattaatagattagacgtggtgtttagtcttgcaattacgtggaattacacccaatcctgcggattgttgtggtagccctagagtAGTAACAGACCTAGCGGTccacgtattccacctcgttcggatcagtgtttgtaggaccgtagtcaaagcttcgtagcccccttctcatctctttttgtggttagtgttctgatgtcccaaaataaataatctttgaagtaattcttgattcttagatcaactagagaactcttaggaaacttcctctcttcctaccaaaaatacttatatagttatcctcgggcgatcttgaatcttaattagtacactcacgttccctgtggaaaatcgatactctggaatactgccgggtgaaagctacattagtatccatgcgcttgcggatttttttgtttgtgtttagaatacccaacaggaaggtccttatctgataaatcggtctgctcctagcaatgcttatattttagaaactcttgaaggagttgaatttcccagagcattaaatggaaaatatttaaagaagtattacccaagtatctgggttgatgcataaaagttcaaatgccgacaatactcctatcggctggatgaaaTGTATCTGAGATCGTGCATAATGTTTTTAAAAGTGTCGATAACAGTCATATCGGCTAGACTAGAATGATCAAAAGTTTCTAAAGGCATAACGAAAcaaattgccgatgaagagcttacATATTTAGCAAGGCTTGAATAGTCGATATGGCgcacagacggatctggttggcctcttctatctctcgggtgtcttcatcggcagaaccctttatcggtttcagcttcttcctcatctgcagtgctttacgAGCCTGGGCGTTTCGTTCTTGCTGAAGAGTCTTGAGCATCtcaggcagttggctttcttcttgctgagcttgggtcagggcctcttccacttgtttgagctcaGCTAGCAAAGCTTCCCTTCTTGCTGATAGGGtggaaatcttttgcttcagttcATCCCCCGAGGActgcagaatgccgatgcttttgtgtttctcatcggcaatgcgctttacttgcattacttcctctgtGAGTTGGGCGTAAGtggatctatcggcaagacgctgagtAGCCTTTTGGTATTGGAGCTGGCAGCTCTCTAAGTGCGCAGCCTGGAATAGAACTTCTTCTGCATCGACTGGGATCTGGCCACGAAGAGTTTAAAAAagctttggctggatcagaatcatctactaagagcatctccaacagtttggtattTTTTGTTTGCCATTTGTTGTAGtttgccaactcccaaaacgataTGGCAAATGGGAAAAAATGTCgtctccaagtgtttggcaaaaattaACTTGGCAAATAAAAAATATGTGGACCCTGAGTATTTTGGCGCGCGTGGCCTTATCTCCCGCGTTTTTTGGCGCCGCCGTCCGTAGAGAAATCTGCTGCGTGAGGAATCTGCACTGTAGTTCGTGGAGGGCCTGCTGCCCATATGCACGCCGTCCCATCGTGGTGCCATCTACCGGTCTGCTGGCTGCTGCGTAGTCGTGCCTCCTGCCCAGCAAGGCATCAATGGAGATGGATCCCACGTCGCAGCGCACTGCATCAAGCCGACGAGCACTGAAGTTCTCCAAGGTTCGTGATTCATAGATAATTGTTTGCGTTAGATGTTGTATTTTTTTGTTGATTGTTCTCAGCTGCGCAATTGTCATTTGCGGCAGATAAAAGCTTCTATATCACGTCTCCGAAGACAATTGGACGATGATTGTTTAGACGACGATGATTACTTCATCTTTACAGTTGCTCGAATTGTGCACacgttttcaaataaaaaacgaaGACCTGGTGGTTCGGTCCCTGGCCATGTTGTTATTTATCGCGATAGAGAAGGCGGCCACCAGAGGATGTTTTAAGATTATTTGTCGGATAATCCGACGTATGGTCTAGATTTATTCCGTCGGAGGTTGTTGTTCTTTTACTTTAGATTGGTTCATAGTATTTGTTTAATTTTTATACAAGTTGTTgaagttttctttttttcagatTTAGAATGCGTAGGAATCTTTTTATACGCATAATGAATACTGTTGAAGGACACGATGATTATTTTGTGAAAAAAAGGAATGCTGCAGGTGTACTTGGATTGAGTTGCTTCCAAAAAATCACCGCTGCTCTTCGTATGCTCACATATGGGGTTCCTGTTGATGCTACTGATGAGTATGTTCGCATTGGCGAAAGCACTGCACTTGAGAGCCTACGTAGGTTCGTTGTTGCAGTTGTAGAAATATTTGAAACAGAATACCTGAGACATCCCAATGAGGCTGACACCGCCCATTTACTGGCACTCAATGAGAAAAGAGGTTTTCCTAGAATGTTAGGGTCCATCGATTGTATGCATTGGGCGTGGAAGAATTGTCCAGTTGAATCAAAGGGTCAATACAAGGGGCATGTTAACAAGCCAACTGTCATTTTAGAAGCTGTTGCGTCTCACGACCTTTGGATATGGCATGCATTTTTTGGATGCCTGGGTCTCATAATGATATCAACGTCCTTCACCGGTCTCCATTATTTGCAAACCTAGCAGAGGGTATAGCTCCAGAGGTGAACTATACTATTAATGGTCACGATTACAAGATGGGTTATTATCTCGCCGATGGTATATACCCCTCATGGGCTACTTTAATGAAGTCCATCTCTCTTCCTATGGGGAACAAGAGGAAATATTTTGACAGGGCACAGGAAGCAGCTCAGAAGGATGTTGAAAGAACTTTTGGGGTTTTGCAGTCTAGGTTTGCCATTGTTCGACAACCAGCTCGCATTTGGGACACAGAGACACTTGCATTGATCATGAGGGCTTGTGTGATCATGCACAATATGATTGTTGAAGATGAAATAGATCTGGATCCTAATGAGCGATTCGATTATGGTGGTGAAAATGTGCAACCTTCTCATGGCATTCCTACTTGCACACTAGCTGAATTTATTGAAGCACAGAAAAAGATCCGAAACAAGGAAATACATTTCCAGTTGAAAGAAGACCTCATCGAGCACCTATGGAACCAACATCCTGATTTATATCCTATGGAACCAGCATCATGAGTTACATTCtacgtagtatttttatttaagtGTACTGAACTCTTTTATTACATACAGTTCCATGCATTCAGAGTCCGACTCCATGGACACTACTTTACATATGGATGTTATGCAAGGAATTTCACAATGATTCACTGAAAGAACAAAACCAAAACATAATTTATATGTACTGCGGTAGTGCCCTTAAACTTTGACAACTCGTTAAGCTTCTTTAGGATTAAAAGAGAGGTCGACAGACCCACCCCTCAAACCATAGACCATAAACAATAACATGTCTGAGCCAAAAAAGTATACCAGGTACATATTGTAAATACACCACAGCAGAAAAAGAATGGATCAAGGCCTTAACTAACACTTCGTACTTGATCATTGCAAAAGCACAGGAAAAGGTCATGCAGCAGCAGCATTCACATTGATCAGTAGCAGGTCACATAGCTCTTATTTAACTATATGTTGTTCCATATAAAATTGATGTTCTCTAAATGACAATTGAAATAAAAGTTTTGAAAAAATAATGTTCTAAAACTAATTTGTCATATGTCgtgcaatgatcttgttctTCATTATCTCAAGCCACTGCAGCTGCATCGGGTCGAGGGAGGTCGTGTCCGCTAACATTATTTCTTtttcctccttcatcaagtcTGCTTCAACTTTTTTTTCTTCATTTGACAATCGCTTCCTCTCAAGCTCAAGCGAAGCCTTCTCTACCTCAAGTAAAGCCTTCTCTACCTCAATTGAAGCGATGTACCTCTCCTCTCTCGCCTTCTCTCTTTCCCTGTCAAAAGCTTCCTTTTTCTCCCACATCTTGTCCAAAGCTTCAATGCAAGCGTCGCCGCCTCCCCGCCTCAGAGCTTCTTTTGCCTTCTTCTCTCCCATTGGCCTCTTTCATTGTTCAGAACTTGGCGCTGCTATCTCTTTCACTTCTTCATTGTTGTTGGCTTGTACATTGTTTGGCATGGAGTCCTTGTTTGTCTTCTGTTTTTTCTTATTAGATTGTTTCTGCTGCTCAGCCAGTTCACTCCTCTTTGATTTCCACTTGTCTTCATCCTTCAACCTGTTCCAACAATGTAGAAGAGTAAAGGACTTTTTCTCCTCGTCAACTCCTATGTACATCTCCAATGCTTTAGTAATCTgcacaaaaaaatattgtttATACCTTCAAAAAATGGAccaaatattaaaaaaaataaaagaataaaCTCCGCAAACAAACCATGTCTTGGATAGTTAGTCCACTTTGATTTCTACCCTCAATTGCCTCGTAGCATGAACAATACTTGTTGACGTCCTTTTGAATAGTAAGCCACCTATGCATAATGGAACTCTCTGTCCGGACAGCTGTAGTTGTCTTGTTTTTCTCAAAGAAAGCACAAATTCTACTCCAAAATGATAAACGAGTTTGACTGGCCCCGTGAATGGGATCTTTGCTAACATTCAACCAAGCTGAGCAAATAACtatatctttatctttatcaaaTTTTTTTGTCCTATGTGATGCACCCTTTCCAGCACGACGGCGACCAGCAACTTCAGTTGCCTCCACTTCCACAACATCATCTTGAACTTCAGAAGAAACATCATTACTAGTTTGCTGAGTGCCTTGTGTCACCGGAAAGGTCAATTCATTCAAGCCAggaacatgagcatcatctgaTGTGAGTATGCCCGTATAAAATCCAAGATCTTCCAATTGCCCGAATCTACAAAAATAGAATGACAAATGCTTAGTTTGATTTCCAGGCATCCCCTCTGCCAAAGCAGCCATCCTCCCCAAGCACACAGCCGGCTGATACCTTCAGCCTAATATTAAATAAAGAAGAAGATATCAAAACGTTAAAGACAACAGTCTGCTAATTTGCTACCTAGGCCTACGTGAGCACTTTTCATGTGCTGCACCTTTGATCCGGTTTAGATGTTTTCTTTTAAATTGGATCCGTAGCATTGAAATACCAGAGCTTTGAAAAAATACCATCAAAAGATTCAGCTATAGAAAAATAGCATTGAAAGGTTACTCTATTGTTAGTTTCTACCATTCTGTTAACTTGTCCATTGATTTGCTGAACCTGCTTGTATGGAAAAAAGAACACAGGGCTCACAAGAAGGCTGCCATGGCCAAATCCACGGCCATCAGTTGTTGGCACTGCCGTTGCTCATGTTCAGTCCAGCCATGGCCTACGGAGCTGCTCCCTTCTCCTTCACCACACTAAGCTTGTCACGTCATCCTGAGCTGCGGCTTGCCGTCCATCAACCATCATCACCAATTTTTCTTCCTCCTCTGTTGTCCAGCATAGAAGGAGTTCACCCATCGATCTGCAACGCTTGACCACTGCGGTTCGATTCCTTCGACAGTGAGTATCCTTGGACTCTCCTCCACCTTTCCCAACCCGTGCCCCTTCCTCCCCTTGTCTGTACTAAGCTGCTCTCGAGCTTCAGAGCCGCAACCATGGCCGCCAATGGCGCTCCGTAGTCCATACTCCCCTGCTTCCCCTCAATCCCCCATGCTGGGAAACCCCAAAATCAAAACCCATCATCCTGCTATCTCTCCCTGTACCCTCGGATTTAGGAATGGTAGCGATTGAAGCTCCCGTAAAAGCCAATGGTGAGCACAGCGTCGCCCATCTCCGCCTACcaccgccttctcctcccctctcttctcctctccgcTCCCAAATCCCATCGGAATTCAATTCCGCACCTGGCTCCTCCCCAAATCTGGCCATCTCCTCCCCATCTGCTCCCCATGGCCAACACAGGCACGCATCCGCTCCCCATGGCCATcttgtggggggatagacccatatacccttacggctagacttgggccaggaggcttggcccattacgagacgagttcaaggcttgatccgacagcctggagtttcgcgcaaggaagcaagatgtggagatcaagcaggattctagtcggttagaataggaattgatatcgaactatctacgacaattgtaaccgactaagattagtttccagatctgtaaccctgcccttcagactatataaggagaggcaagggatccccctaggacatacgattctctcaacacaaatcaatacaaccagacgcaggacgtaggtattacgccaactcggcggccgaacctggataaaaagcttgtccgagtcttgcgtcaccatcgagttcgtagtttgcgcaccgtctaccgataaactactaccgtgggtataccccaaggtagactgccgaccagctttcgtcgacagtggcgcgccaggtagggggtatgcgtacagctctcccgacgaacgagatggtcatcatccccgacttcgtggccatggcgggcgacttcacgttcaccgtcagcttcaacagcttcaccgccacgaccacggaggaggtgtagatccgatctgcaccaaccacttcttcatcgatgtcggcggcggcttcaaccacgctggctacgactccaactactccagcaacgtctccgaccacgccgacaacgcgtcacccgcttctttgctacaaagggaggcagatcgacgacaccgacctgctcaggctatcgaccaagttgtttggcctacttgctctgaccacgagtcgcaataataatcgccgcgaagaacggcgctacgatagccgcgaccaccatcacgacaacaagtcaagcaactctcccgaccagactttcgtccaaagataagtacaattctaatattttatttatttttggcataatatttttaagattattattcttcaaaacaacttttttagccgactagttttttctcctacacgagctttccagagccggtactgtctccgactcctccctacacgtgcacgagatccgccctctgcgttccgggtggtcggcagtagctctctgacgtggctgacaatcctacgcgtgcctaggttccgcacctcatgctgattattggctagaccagagctggtacaagctctaggatgaattaactactcgtgctaattttataataaaaaatctaaaacttatcttagtactgattttttatctaaaggttatttatacatcatgtactaccaattctttatatttatttttcaggagtttggcccagtcgacaagctacgcttggagactcgtcgactattccctacgctgtgcccggggactgctccgaccattgagcacgtttacgttcccaaccacgctcggggacttgtcgactactctctatgctgtgctcgaagactgtgccgaccaccgagcacgtttacgttcccaaccatgctcggggacttgtccaccggtccctacgccgtgctcgggg from Sorghum bicolor cultivar BTx623 chromosome 8, Sorghum_bicolor_NCBIv3, whole genome shotgun sequence encodes:
- the LOC110437533 gene encoding uncharacterized protein LOC110437533, producing the protein MACIFWMPGSHNDINVLHRSPLFANLAEGIAPEVNYTINGHDYKMGYYLADGIYPSWATLMKSISLPMGNKRKYFDRAQEAAQKDVERTFGVLQSRFAIVRQPARIWDTETLALIMRACVIMHNMIVEDEIDLDPNERFDYGGENVQPSHGIPTCTLAEFIEAQKKIRNKEIHFQLKEDLIEHLWNQHPDLYPMEPAS